Part of the Pieris brassicae chromosome 11, ilPieBrab1.1, whole genome shotgun sequence genome, aatataacagcttatatttttaaagcgaATTAAACTCTTAGTCTGTGCGAAAAGAGACCGTGGGATATAGATTTTAGGGTGCTGCacttttttgttatgttgTCAAGACTGTTACGCCATAATTCGACAGTAATAATCCATAAAGTTAAATAGATATAGTTTTGTGATTAAATGCatagcaaaaaaattatattaagttgcGTACTCTAACAGACGATTTATTGTCCAAGCATTGCCGACACCATACAGTTTGCTAAACTTAACAGCTGGATATGAGCTATAATCGTTTTATATATAGGgggttttcattttaaaaactaagtaaTGATGACTAAATAaagtttcatattaaaattataatgtatcatTTCAATAGTATttgcaataaatacaaaattctaaCTCTAATATCATACAAAGACTTCTTTGTAAGTGTTTTTGCAATAATCTGTGgaatattctttttttcaaGTATCTCAACTATCTCATCAATCGAATGTTCTATTTTCTCTTCTGGGCTCAGCTGTATAAGAACTTctagaattaatttatcttcCTCTCTCCCCCATTCAACATCCTCTGTCTTTTCTTGATCATAATCACTTAGCGGATCTACCTCTGTCTTTACTTTGTTTTCATCGATTGGGATAAATTTTTCTTCGATAATATCACACATTTTATCATCGCTTTTTTCTTCCTGAAATAAggtaaaaaattgaattttgatGGTCTTCTTATATCTTATCTTTATCTTCTCtctttaaaagtaaaagtgtAAAAGCCCCCTATTCGCGCTTCCGTCATTCACGTTTTCAGTATTCGcggattaaaaaaatgcaaccCAATTTCTTTATTCGCGGCttaaaatttcatacaaaattccaATAGGTGTTTAACGCAATATCTTTTGCAAGTGCCGTCAAATGGTACCGCCGAGGACTTTGCGAAATTGCAAATGGAATAGGAAGGAAGGTTCGAACAGATAGAATCAAGTGACATTCAGGAATTCCTTAAATCGCAAGATGAAGTCTAAAACCGACTTGGAGGAAATGTTAAATTCACAGCCCATTCAAGAAGAGGCTTGAACTAGCACTGAAAATGTGACATTTACTTTGAAAAATCTTAGTGAAGGTTTAAGAATGTCAAATGAGCTTTGCGATTTCTTTATGAACATTGATCTGTAGTAAGTCTTAATTTTAAGAGACAAATTGCTAATGCGACTGCTGAGTATCAGTCTGAATTGAAGGAGCTATTAGAAACTGCCGAGcaagagaaaataataaaattcttcaAACCATTGCCTAAGCCTGAGGATAATGATTACATAATCAAAATGTTCAATAAcatcaataaatttgattttcttatatatttgtgtttttttattttggcaCCTAGGAACGTATCTCCTATAAACCCATATAAATTACCATTCTGTATTCGCGGGGTATATGTTCCATAAATATGCGATTTTACTGTATACCATATACTACGTTACAAACATCAGAAATCGCCACAGACTAACGCggctaatatttttaagaatatttcaattgtgaaatgcatttgcAGAAATGAAGTAGCATTATTGTTTTAGATGACCTGTAATGTTTAACCTATTtcatagaaatattataattaaaacaggaCTAATGTTTTCCCGATGTTTCAAACCTATGCTGTAATCTTATGCATATAAAATGCTCTGGGAATCAATACCCTCCACTTACAGTATTATCCCGttgaatatgttattttatagattgggtattaaaaaaaaacattttttactttaaaaaaaaaacttacttttaTATCCACCAATGGCTTTTCATCAATATCGTCTTCATCGTCATCActtttattactgaaaaaaaaaacgtgatgttattaaaacttttttaaatctcaataaatttaactctAATCTGGAATTACgataaaagcatttttaattataatactactTGCGTGgctgaattataattataaaatttatattattattatatttttacttacctTGAAAGGCAGATAACATCAACATTATCTTCACATATCATTAATGCCCCTTGTTCAGTTTCATCCCCATCACTATCGCCTGGTTCATTCCTTTCGTGATCTAGATTTTCTGTTCCGCTTTGATTTTCGTTTTCCGATTCACTATTTTCATTACTTGCTTTTTCTTCTTCATCTTCACCATCATTTTCTTGGCTAATTATTTCCTCATTTTGAATTTCGCTGTTTATTTCATCTTGTCTTTGACATGGGGCTATACTTTCTTGTGGGTCAACAGCTTGTAAAACGACTTGTgcatttattttgtctttgtttaaaatctttatttgaGCATTGTTATTGGATCTTAGAATcctatcattgttattgttcAGTGTTTCATTTGGTGCTATTTGAGTTTGAGGCGATGTCTGTTCGGAACTACTCCTTAATTCTTCGCTTGTCACGATGCGCCTAaagtataaatgtaaaatgagTTATCAGATTTAGTATTACTTGAAAATCTGTATTTACTATCGTCTAAATTGTTTTGACTTAAAGagataaatattgaattatataatatttgcaatgtatttaaaaacttgtactattcttgatttaaaaaaacttacgtctcgaattttaagtaaaataataagccAATATTGGACAAGTCTACGACAaccaaatattgaaaaaaaattcctAAAGATCCTATGTTTGAAAAGCATTTAAGTTTGCcctatttacaaataatttgatacGTACACTTTCCTTCTATGTGGAAATAATGAGAAACAGTATCGAGCAAGTTGTGGATATTGGCGCATATTGTCCATAAGCTTCGTGCACATCACACACGACAATGGACTGTTACGAGACAACGTAGACAGGtactttaaaatgttaatttttttgcttttatcGGTTACAATTTCCTGAAAAAACGccttatgtaaatatttttatcaaattgtatttaataaattatatttttactcgATATTTACTATCGaacataattatgtttatgacgcaaacaatttgaaatttaaaattaaatattttgtctatgGATGCAAGCTccgtgtcaaagtcaaagtctgAGTAAACAAACGGAGGTGCATCGTAcgaatttaatacaaattgtatagaaAATCCGATACGTTCGAGCTGTCAAATATTGACAATAGGGCATACGAATACAAACAGATGACATTTTCTCTTatctgttacaaaaaaaaaatatattcaagcCATAACATACCTCAGTCTTCTGAATCAAGTCATCCATAGCATTGCTAATAAAATACTCTcgaaatttatcaatttgatCTGCTTGTTCGGGGTTAAGGAAACCCAAAAATTCATTATACATGTCAGCTAATTCCACGTCGCAAGCTTTGTAAATGTCATCCATTAATTTAAGCGGATCGTCATCCTCCGACTTAAATCGAGACAGAATTGTAAACAAAGTTCTCTTTGTACGTGTAttcctaattttattttgacgaAGGGATAATCTCATTAGAAATGTTCTTACAAATTCTGTAATGTAGaagatttcaatattatattcaatataattaaattaatatatataactataatatataaaacttcttaatatattatatatcatttgTCCACAAACGGTAACTCGGACCTTTTCTCTCTGCTAAACATTCTCGAAAATGTACACCCCTCTTAGAAATTATTGTAAGAAAACAGCAAAACAGGATCtttttaaggattttttttttcagttttttaCTTATCACTTTTGGATTATGGATTTCTGATAAAAAGCCACAAGAACATAATTGTAGGCAAAGCGATTTCTGCCAAATATGTcttgacaatttttttgtacgAAGGATAGTTTAGGATATATAGACAAAAGCGTGTTTTCACCCCTTATTCACCCTACAAACTTGGGTTTAAGCTTGTGCTAAAAATGTTCAGTTTGGCTCTCAAATTGTAACATTTCAATGGCTGAGGAAACCAACGacgactttattttttattaaaaatccacGAGAAACCTGTCCAAGCAACCCGTTCTTTAGCACTCTTTAGAGTTAACGCAATATTGATAGCTTGAAGAATAGCTAGTAGTAGAGACTGACTTTATTTTGGCATTACTTAGTAACAATttagattttctttaaaattttaatttgtcgtttgtttaaggtttaatttcagttttctttttttctatcaattaatgtacttatgtttcatatatttcGTTTATCAAAGTAATCTGTTTTTGGCTTTGTaaattgtctaagtgttttcttgTATAATATGGATGTCTAActgtaagattacttataaataaactagtaTCTTTAAACTTCATCTAACTAACCCTAAATCTCTTACTGCTTTTCGCACGGTTTAAATAAATctcgttttaaaaaataaatacagaataatttatttctattaaacaCATTCTTACCTCGATCTTTGGCCTCAGTGAGTCTCTCCTCTGCTTCTTTAGCTATACCTAATTTACAAACTTCCGGCTTTTTAGCCGCTTCGATCCTACTTTTCAAATCACTGAACACATTCTtagaacaatttttataatagctCAACATTATTTTCAATCGATTCGTAATTTTCGGATATCTTATACTCCGACAGGGACACTGCATTCTGACAACAAACTTCTTCACATATTCAGTTATTCTTTTCTGTTTATACTtcgatatttttcttaatagctCACAACACGAGCAATGTTCTGTGTCCATTATGACTTGTGGATCTTCTATTGGCTCTAATTCTTTTTCCGGATCTATTTCGTTCGTTGGCTGTTCTATTACTATATCCATTCTGTCCGGGTTAGCCGGTTTAACGGGATGCAAGTTTATCCGGTTAGAAACGATCTCTTGTGTGAATTGTATAGGTAACGGAGGCTTAGGTGTTTCTATGATATTGGCTTGGGATATTTCAATACCTTTTGGCGGTTGAAAATTTGTTGGACGTTTTTTTTGCAAgtgtttctataaaattacataaaattatgattttcgCTAAACGAAACAAGTTTGATgtaaaatagttatatatatatatacaacattttatGAACGTTAGTTAAAGGGCATCGCttagaaacattaaaaaacagaatatagtattgtcttttgttaaaatagcttttacacgttaagaaaaacactttttgaacggattaaagctatgtattatttttaaaacttatagttatttagatAATTCTAAGTCGctgtgaccacgcacactgaaaagtacgcgaaacgtcggaaaaaatttaaaatttagaattatgtaaataattataagtttaaaaaaataatacaaagctttaatccgttcaaaaagtgtttttcttaaaaacagaatatttattttgggcTTCTAAATCTATGTGAAAGATTAATCCactataatacattaaaataggtaaatcatatttataagtatcaacacaattataacatctaaatctaaaaatagaCAATagtagtaatttatattaaaaaaaaatatagtaaaaattcGCAAATGTTTCGGGTTTTACTACAATGCAATTTATgaagaaaataacatttttcacTTTAAATGGGATGttaggaaatatttaaaaaaaccggAAGACTTTGCTTGCTTTCTGTTggatatatgtattttgttcaTCAATGTAGATTACATTTACTAAGTGTTTTCTTGTATAATATGGATgtgtacttataaataaagaaaagcaGATCTTTAAACTTCATCTAACTTACCCTAAATCTCTTACTGCTTTTCGCAAGGTATCGTACCCAGATCGTTGGCATTTCTGATTCAGGTTGCTCATACAATGTCAGTTCAGCATTAAACGGAATCAAGACATGCTTTGTTTTCGGTACTTCTCGTGttttgaagtatttctgaaaaaCGGCCGAATTAAACGTACCAGACAAAAAAATACGCTTTATTACAGTTACCGGCAAACTtgttgagcattaaacaagggagtgggggaaagtttgcgcatcgtacacagcgcgggacgcaaacgtcaactgatttaccaatcacgcgatcgacacgtcattCTCCCGCAGCCGAGCaccgcttctgcgcaggcaatgacatttgttcaagatgtttgccggtatctatacgtctcactaatataaaaatatattgacctCTCTCACGTAACAAAACTACAACAAGAAATTTGTTCGCCTTATCAGGAGTGTACTGATGGTTTTGGTTGGCTCAAAACACCTTTTAAAATGATCAACGTAGCTTACAAGTGCGCTATCCCATTGCGgatttaaaaacaatcaaaCTCTTAGTTCTATACGACTTTCGAAATTTGTCTATGGTAAGTCTTTATTGATGAACTTTGAAAACAATAACTGGAAGAGGTTTCTTATAACCAATATTTAGAAGTAattttctcaaaaaaaaaaatcttaactaAGTCCAGATGTTTCCCTTCAGCATGCATGGTCACGAATAACATAAGTGTTAAGTTGGACTTACGGTAATAATGTGATCAGTCtgcttattcttccttactgcaGAAACATGCCCTGCTAAGGTCTTAGGGCTTATCCAAGGGAACATATACTTGCACACTAGGTCCAAAGTGATTCCTATACCCCAGCGATGACGCATGTTTTTTATCGGCGGGGGCGGGTACAAATCCGGATTAGCTTCTACGTAGGACCAAAACTGGTCTAtacctaatattattaatctgAAATAGTAATGTTCCCTATATTCCTGTTCCGCTTTCGATCCTTAGATTTCCATatggctattattattagagaGATAAAAAAGCGAGCAACTAACATTAGGATAACTACTAatacgtaatttaaaattaagcttATTTATCGAAAGGGATATTCAACATAGgaaaatgtccaataacactactaaCAGTCTGTATTAAGGGGAAGAAACTCTTAGAGTCGAGTTGAGTAAAAAGTTTTCTTCGAatcaagttttaattaatgtatttcacGCGTGAACTAAGTGTTTTGTATAACGTAATGtaatctgtaaaataaatagttttttattacttacttatCTTCAGAAGGTAAATAACATGTTCGCCTCTTGATTTCTACTCCCCGATAAGGCGTGGCAGGTAATAAATAAGGGTAAAGGAACACAGAACTGTTTGCAGTCACATTTTTGAATTCATCTGGGAAATCTCCTGTGTAGTAATTTTTGCCTAGGCTTCTTCGAcgactataataaaatattatccatagattaataaatttatattttctacaaacggcgctacaaccatttaGGGTCTGGGCCTcggatttatgtatctgttacaTCATCATTTGTCATAATAGGCAAATaaatgatcagccttctgtgtctgacagacgccgtcgatttttttggcataaggtaagccggtttcctcacctCACCACCAcctcaccgttcgagcgaatgttaaacgcgcacatagaaattccataagtgcacagccggagctacgacctcagggatgagagttgcgcACTGAAGCCATGGCTTATTGGCTTAATTTCTACAAAAACTCatgcaatatttatattattgaattgtttttttaagttccgtatacatagatatttatattatttttatacactttTTAATCTCACCTTTTATCCACTTCGGTTTGAATGAATCTGAAATTAGACGAATTAGATAAATGAGAAGCAAACGAATTACTGTACTGcctattaaatattcaatgctcagaaataaatttgaatccCCTTTAATTtcctaatataaaattttttaatctacttttgacaattgacttcTGCTGCTATATGTGTGCCAcatagggaatgcaatcccgatctCGCGGGATCGAGATCCTGTGTAATTTTTGGGGATCAATCCCGAAGCATAATATGACGAGATCCCGTTCGAGATTGACGGGATTGGGCTGCAATGGTCAGCGGTTCTACACACATCCGCTCGGGACGCTTCACACGACATTGCACATTACATAGGGTACATTGCAATGGACATTATATGCCGGTTAGCAGATAGCACTCTTGAGACACTTTagaagatactctttttttggaagttactttcaaaatcaccaattttaaGCTCCTTGAGCGatacctacttttgttttgattatgttcatgtaattaaaattgttagttgtttagttcgtaatattaaatgataaaggcttttgttttctttcaaataatattttattttaattaacctcactATCACAAACATGCAGTTTACATCGTATTCAGTCtcgtgaattatttttttaaactataccaGATCCCGAAAATTTCGGGATCCCGCCAGACAGGGGGGGGGGGTTTAATGGGATcccattaaattaaaatcatgaaCTTTCTAAGTTAGACTGGCTGAGTATGTGACTCAGTTACTACTTACTGGACCAGCTTCTTATTCTCAGGGGTATCTTCTGAGACACAGTCTTCCCAGCTTCTGACCAGTTCTAGAGCAGACGACAAATTACACACTCTTGCGACTGAATTTGCCTGTTTTTCCACCATACTGTGTAAGGTTTCCTAGAAAACGATATAATGAAGTCGCAAAAACCAGGATTAGCCTACCAACATTGTTTCGATGTCCTACAGTACCACTTACTTTCTTACTCGGCGGCTGAAATTGGAACTAGTGTCGCCATTTTGtaatgtttgtgtttattCACTCTAATTTGCTTGATCcatacaataaatacttttactaTCTACcaacatctaataaaaatccaagtaaaacttatttttatttattccttgcattataaataacaattgcaAAGTTTTCATTATCGAACGGTTActaggtattttaaaagatattatattaatagtacaaAACCTATCATATGAGTTGGTTTCTAAGTTtgtgtcatatttatttaacctatgatattatataaaacctatatttattaaaatttatttaaaatgtatacattgttttataaagaCTTTTCCCCGtataatggttaatttttatatactggCAATACTAATATCCATAACAGCGACGCTCTTAccggccaagaaaagtatgtggcgccgtaattttttttcttcaattagTCTATGAGATAAatcatatagatatattttatctatggTTAATTTTTCTACATAAGACCTTACACCTCATCAGGCACGCGATCAGATCAGATCTATGGCCGAAAAGCTGGAAGGGGAGTGTAATATCTCCCCTTTGACTGGTGGGCTTGTCTTCGATGAACTTCCACTAGAGTcccaatttattaataaaatatttttcctttaaattttacaacttAAGCTAGTTTCATGAAATAATGAATtgccaaataatttatgaataaaattgaaactCACCAAATACTCCTTATATTTTGGTGCATACGTCCAGTATGCTGGATTCACAAATAGCAAAAGAAAATTCGATGTCGCTATTTGTATGTGCATGCGCAACTGTTGTTGAAGTATCAATATTTGCTCATCTGtaatctaaaaaaaagttttgttgtattttcttaactttttcttatttacttgaTGGACGTCGTAAAAATGACGTCAAAATGATGATTTTATGGAACCTGTTCCATAAACAGGGCagacgggcaggaggctcacctgatgttaagtgacaatATTTTTCCGCTTATATCGATCGGAGCACGATCGGAGCAAGTATGTTCATACAAAAATTGAATTCTTTGTATATTATAGGACATAGATTTTACTCctgataaaaactaaattattttaaatagaccGTTTTAACAAAACTGCTTTACATTATAGCGTAATACAATTTGAGGAAAGGGAcgaaaataattgaaacattGTGATATTCTTACAAATAACGTCATTGCAAAAAAATTGGTACACCATatatacatgttttttttaattattgtaaaatcgtgatttttgtaaattttaaatttgtatgtttgaattaaagtatatgttttatgtttgtttgaattaaaatatgcaCAAAGAGTCTACTAATAATAAACAgtgaacatataaataaactatttcgtttagttttttttaaactacagTCAAAACCAAAAAACATCATTTAGAaccataaaatacaataaaaacatagcGGTTATATTGATCGacatcaaaggtcccggctgaattctataataaagttgtttttacGACCGTTTTTTATCAATAGTCCCTCCGGtaatagattttgactgtatatatttgtttattgtcaaagcagtgttggcctgaagcttgaggtcgtaggttcgatcccaggctgtgcaacaatggactttctgtgcgcatttaacactcgcttgcTTTAGACActaaaagtcaacggcgtgtatGAGGCACAGGTCAGTCTTCTTTTTGCATCAAACACATTTTGTCTCACACCAAATCTAGCAAAAACTACTCACCACATCGTTCTCAATAACAACCTTCAGTGTGTTATCGGGGGTTTCGATGGCACCTCGAACAGCTGGCGGAGGTTCCACCACATCCATTGGCTCTTCTACTTGTTCCTCTCTCATGTCCACTGTTATTGGTCCTGCTCTGTTTAGATCGTTCCAAACATTAGCAGGAGCcgtagaattatttatattgtcacAACTTTGTCAAACTAATAGCCTAAGGTAGGCTAGGTAGGCAAGAATGTATTATCATTGaacaaattttatgaaatttcgCAACTATAATGTGTCatattatatgtacataacaaacattaaaggtgttaaatatgtataaaaaatactttatagttTAATAGTCACATCTAGTTTAGTgtagtagttaaatcagacagttaattgaatctctagacagttgattaataatagacattcaatcaagtcgctaaagctCCGTCAGAGAAGTGAGTGaatgaaacgtttaacgagagccCTAAACGTCCCTGGGCAACGAggctaacctaacctaaccatttacaataaagcaaaacacggaatttccaagtaGTTCTTCACGaacacaccgaaataacaaaaacaaatgaattaatCACGGCGgaatttgttttacattgttaatcaacacgttGGCTTTCGGTCACACAGATAAACGTTtccgacgctgctttattcaaatcaaatgctagcgacttgattgaatatcgacatttaattaactgtccagagattcaattaactctctgatttaaccactttactgcgacatatacataacaattaactGTCTGCGTCGAGCACttgtagttttaataaaaatagcggTAAATGGAATTGCGGATTGCTTACTGACATTTCTACagacaacaatttttttttttaattattcatatttacatAACCCTTAAACTCAGgcgcaggaggctgatcaccgtcgtatcaagaaaaatattgaaca contains:
- the LOC123716325 gene encoding uncharacterized protein LOC123716325 produces the protein MAYKHKINYLRFSIINGLIYEIFIQVNSHLNIMDSETPKEASLNVLNESSDENTITNKFKSRAKKRKRGSSTEDEVLPDNTLEIEKNLHASALRNNLDDTSVKKILKKVVTNDHVLAFVKMREKEDTVEAGEKVQPITRAKAKELMKASPQSAPWNLELTPIKHIHVKTRPEVKALIAQELPDDEDDEEYQPTNDEVQSDDDHTTCSDIDSLPATPSTPKSQTKSASAVITDGPFKVPQETVSQARRQLNLEEDATIALRTRSKLSLSETPIEHIESSFVPPDDIPHPDVDDLWNDFLKECLNPAANARNEDDDEADPEYSVAADPDAVEEDEESLENSLIKISKKELNDLVTELFNVMPEADLTPELNNSEQINNIQINGTEPSSIWEGKQESIPDEDRSSNRLQFEKNDPPRLSIGKAEHVENEDIADIVIAGPITVDMREEQVEEPMDVVEPPPAVRGAIETPDNTLKVVIENDVITDEQILILQQQLRMHIQIATSNFLLLFVNPAYWTYAPKYKEYLETLHSMVEKQANSVARVCNLSSALELVRSWEDCVSEDTPENKKLVQFIQTEVDKSRRRSLGKNYYTGDFPDEFKNVTANSSVFLYPYLLPATPYRGVEIKRRTCYLPSEDKLIILGIDQFWSYVEANPDLYPPPPIKNMRHRWGIGITLDLVCKYMFPWISPKTLAGHVSAVRKNKQTDHIITKYFKTREVPKTKHVLIPFNAELTLYEQPESEMPTIWVRYLAKSSKRFRKHLQKKRPTNFQPPKGIEISQANIIETPKPPLPIQFTQEIVSNRINLHPVKPANPDRMDIVIEQPTNEIDPEKELEPIEDPQVIMDTEHCSCCELLRKISKYKQKRITEYVKKFVVRMQCPCRSIRYPKITNRLKIMLSYYKNCSKNVFSDLKSRIEAAKKPEVCKLGIAKEAEERLTEAKDREFVRTFLMRLSLRQNKIRNTRTKRTLFTILSRFKSEDDDPLKLMDDIYKACDVELADMYNEFLGFLNPEQADQIDKFREYFISNAMDDLIQKTEEIVTDKSKKINILKYLSTLSRNSPLSCVMCTKLMDNMRQYPQLARYCFSLFPHRRKVRIVTSEELRSSSEQTSPQTQIAPNETLNNNNDRILRSNNNAQIKILNKDKINAQVVLQAVDPQESIAPCQRQDEINSEIQNEEIISQENDGEDEEEKASNENSESENENQSGTENLDHERNEPGDSDGDETEQGALMICEDNVDVICLSSNKSDDDEDDIDEKPLVDIKEEKSDDKMCDIIEEKFIPIDENKVKTEVDPLSDYDQEKTEDVEWGREEDKLILEVLIQLSPEEKIEHSIDEIVEILEKKNIPQIIAKTLTKKSLYDIRVRILYLLQILLK